In Candidatus Thermoplasmatota archaeon, a genomic segment contains:
- the rpsJ gene encoding 30S ribosomal protein S10, with protein MPQKARISLTGTDAKKIDDVCSQIKMIAERTGTQMSGPIPLPTKHLKVPCRKSPDGEGTETWDRWEMRIHKRLIELDAQNRALRQLMRIQVPDGVNIEIMLKS; from the coding sequence ATGCCGCAGAAAGCAAGGATATCTTTAACGGGAACAGATGCAAAAAAAATCGATGATGTTTGTAGCCAGATCAAAATGATAGCAGAGCGTACGGGCACTCAAATGAGCGGCCCCATACCTCTCCCAACCAAACATCTTAAGGTCCCGTGCAGAAAAAGCCCTGATGGAGAAGGTACAGAAACATGGGATAGGTGGGAAATGCGCATACACAAAAGACTCATAGAGTTAGATGCACAGAATCGTGCACTACGTCAGCTCATGCGTATTCAGGTGCCGGACGGAGTGAACATTGAAATCATGCTCAAGTCCTAA
- the tuf gene encoding translation elongation factor EF-1 subunit alpha: MADKPHMNLVTIGHVDHGKSTLVGRLLLETGQFPAHVVEKYKEEAKAKGKESFALAWIMDGVKEERERGVTIDVAHKRFDTDKYYFTVIDAPGHRDFIKNMITGTSQADAAILVVAAPEGVMAQTKEHAWLARTLGVKQMIVTINKMDATNPPYNEQRYNEVKEEVEKLIKTIGYKSEDVTFLPVSAFVGDNAIEKKKLSWWQGPTLLEALDTFRLPEKPINKPLRWPVQDVYTITGVGTVPVGRVETGAMKPGDKLIFLPSTQPGGVTGEVKSIEMHHEEIPKAEPGDNVGVNLRGISKKDIRRGDVAGYPDNPPTVARTFTAQIMVLNHPSVITVGYTPVFHAYTAQVACKFEELIKKLDPKTGAVKEENPDFLKTGDAAIVKIRPTRPMVIEKAKDIPEMGRFAIRDMGQTVAAGICIDVETK; this comes from the coding sequence ATGGCAGATAAACCTCATATGAATCTGGTTACGATAGGACATGTAGACCATGGGAAATCTACACTTGTAGGTAGATTGCTGTTAGAAACTGGTCAATTTCCAGCCCATGTTGTGGAAAAGTACAAGGAAGAGGCAAAAGCGAAGGGAAAGGAATCTTTTGCTCTTGCTTGGATAATGGACGGGGTGAAGGAAGAAAGAGAGAGAGGCGTTACGATCGATGTCGCCCATAAGAGATTTGATACTGACAAGTATTACTTTACTGTAATAGACGCGCCGGGCCACAGAGATTTCATCAAAAATATGATCACCGGTACTTCTCAGGCAGATGCAGCCATACTGGTTGTGGCGGCCCCCGAGGGTGTAATGGCCCAGACTAAAGAACACGCATGGCTTGCGAGAACGCTCGGAGTTAAACAGATGATTGTGACAATAAACAAAATGGACGCTACAAACCCCCCTTATAATGAACAAAGATACAATGAGGTCAAGGAAGAAGTTGAGAAGTTGATTAAGACAATCGGATATAAGAGTGAAGACGTCACATTTCTGCCGGTATCAGCTTTTGTGGGAGATAATGCCATAGAGAAAAAGAAGCTCAGCTGGTGGCAAGGCCCCACACTACTTGAGGCATTGGATACTTTTAGGTTACCGGAGAAACCAATAAATAAACCGTTAAGGTGGCCTGTTCAGGATGTTTATACAATTACGGGTGTGGGCACAGTCCCTGTTGGAAGGGTGGAAACGGGAGCGATGAAACCCGGAGATAAACTCATATTCCTGCCCTCGACACAGCCTGGCGGTGTTACCGGGGAGGTGAAATCAATAGAAATGCACCATGAAGAGATACCAAAAGCAGAGCCAGGAGACAATGTCGGTGTAAATTTGCGCGGTATAAGCAAGAAAGATATACGAAGGGGAGATGTAGCTGGTTATCCAGATAACCCGCCAACCGTTGCACGGACATTTACCGCCCAGATAATGGTATTGAATCATCCTTCGGTTATAACCGTAGGTTATACACCTGTTTTTCATGCATATACGGCCCAAGTAGCGTGCAAATTTGAGGAACTTATCAAAAAGTTGGATCCGAAGACAGGTGCAGTAAAGGAAGAAAATCCAGATTTCCTTAAAACTGGAGATGCAGCCATAGTCAAAATAAGACCTACAAGGCCTATGGTGATAGAAAAAGCAAAGGATATTCCTGAAATGGGAAGATTCGCTATAAGAGATATGGGTCAGACTGTTGCTGCAGGAATATGCATAGATGTGGAGACCAAGTAA
- a CDS encoding Fur family transcriptional regulator: MLKKYVKLLKENAIKITPQRLEILKYLDENRKHPTVDEIYSELKEKNPSLSKTTVYNSVEVLRKHGIIQSLTISGSESRYDFRNNMHYHFLCKKCGNITDVDIKCPNIGKLLESGYKVEEVHGYFKGICKDCLKKGGERDG, encoded by the coding sequence ATGTTAAAAAAGTATGTGAAACTACTAAAAGAAAATGCAATAAAAATCACACCTCAACGGTTAGAGATACTAAAGTATCTTGATGAAAATAGAAAACATCCAACTGTTGATGAAATATACTCTGAGTTAAAAGAAAAAAATCCCTCTCTTTCTAAAACAACGGTTTATAACTCAGTTGAGGTACTCAGAAAACACGGCATCATTCAATCACTTACCATATCCGGTTCCGAGTCAAGATATGACTTCAGAAATAATATGCATTATCACTTTTTGTGTAAAAAATGTGGTAATATTACTGATGTGGATATAAAGTGTCCAAACATAGGAAAGTTGCTGGAAAGCGGGTACAAGGTGGAGGAGGTACACGGATACTTCAAGGGTATCTGTAAAGACTGTTTGAAAAAAGGAGGTGAGCGAGATGGATAA